TGATCAGTTGCAGGAAGGGATCGCGCCGGTCACAGCCGTCCCGCTACCGTACTGGTAACACGCGCGTTGCCCGTCCTGGCGGGAGCTCCCGTCCGGTGGCACGCGCCGGGCACGGGAATGGGTCGGTGAGCCATGGCCGCGTCGCAGTCCGACGGTCGACTGTCGGATGTCAGGTTCCTGACCGTCGCCGAGGTGGCGACGGTCATGCGGGTCTCCAAGATGACGGTCTACCGTCTCGTGCACAGCGGTGACC
The window above is part of the Micromonospora inositola genome. Proteins encoded here:
- a CDS encoding helix-turn-helix domain-containing protein; translated protein: MAASQSDGRLSDVRFLTVAEVATVMRVSKMTVYRLVHSGDLTAVRVGRSFRVPEHAVHEYLRGAFQETA